In Gracilimonas sp., a single window of DNA contains:
- a CDS encoding taurine dioxygenase gives MNNHLDNNANGKLIDFSGLSDMLYGEQKYISEFSEAAIDSFSEFSENYSKYLTVRDETNFRKAGHKIKPVAQMLGLDQIIEEYEHAKTLLWDEKPDSDLKVSSQKIQEICTKVIKELEEKI, from the coding sequence TTGAATAATCATTTAGATAACAATGCTAATGGCAAGTTAATCGACTTCTCCGGTCTTTCAGACATGCTATACGGTGAGCAAAAATATATCAGTGAGTTCTCGGAAGCTGCCATAGATTCCTTTAGTGAGTTTTCCGAAAATTACAGCAAGTATTTGACTGTAAGGGATGAGACCAACTTCCGTAAAGCCGGACACAAGATAAAACCCGTAGCGCAAATGCTTGGCTTAGATCAGATTATCGAAGAATATGAGCATGCAAAAACGCTACTATGGGATGAAAAGCCAGATAGTGATTTAAAAGTATCCTCTCAAAAGATTCAGGAAATTTGTACTAAAGTCATCAAAGAGTTAGAAGAAAAAATCTAA
- a CDS encoding FKBP-type peptidyl-prolyl cis-trans isomerase — MKLNKLSIAAILSSLLLISACDQKMSGTYEADLSTQLDSVSYALGYQNGMMLKTESIDEVDIHNYNAGLSDGLEGEELMSRDEVFKIINTYIQEISELKGAENLEKGQAFLEENKDKEGVMVTDSGLQYKVIEEGDGESPSAENIVRVHYTGRLVDGTIFDTSRKDVAQANDLYNAQREPYEGAEFPLNRVIPGWTEGVQLMSEGAIYEFYIPSDLAYGAQAPRGSSIGPNETLIFKVELLEVKPAE, encoded by the coding sequence ATGAAATTGAACAAATTAAGTATAGCTGCAATCTTAAGCTCTTTGCTCCTTATTTCAGCTTGCGACCAAAAAATGAGTGGAACCTACGAAGCTGATTTATCTACCCAGCTTGACAGTGTAAGTTACGCACTCGGTTATCAAAACGGTATGATGCTGAAAACTGAAAGCATTGACGAAGTAGATATCCACAACTATAATGCCGGATTAAGCGACGGGCTTGAAGGCGAAGAGCTTATGTCTCGAGATGAAGTTTTTAAAATCATCAACACCTACATTCAGGAAATTTCGGAACTGAAAGGCGCTGAAAATTTAGAAAAAGGTCAGGCTTTTCTTGAAGAGAACAAAGATAAAGAGGGTGTAATGGTTACCGACTCCGGACTTCAATATAAGGTTATTGAAGAAGGCGACGGAGAATCACCTTCCGCAGAAAATATCGTTCGTGTTCACTACACCGGTCGACTAGTCGACGGCACTATCTTTGATACCAGCAGAAAAGATGTGGCTCAGGCTAATGATCTATACAACGCGCAAAGAGAACCTTATGAAGGAGCCGAATTCCCTTTGAATCGTGTGATCCCTGGTTGGACTGAAGGTGTACAACTAATGAGTGAAGGTGCCATATATGAATTTTATATCCCTTCGGACCTTGCTTACGGAGCACAAGCTCCGAGAGGCAGCTCAATCGGCCCTAATGAAACACTTATTTTTAAAGTAGAATTACTTGAAGTAAAGCCGGCTGAATAA
- a CDS encoding exodeoxyribonuclease V subunit gamma, whose amino-acid sequence MFHTYHAHSLDQLAQHFSEIFATEKPKPLEPAWVIVQNNEIKEWLALKLAAHKGIAGNFRFIFPSEFLWVLYRECREGLPKVLPSDLNALQWALFNLFTQDPTLLDEIPVYDREKDRPQKRFRLCSQLADNFDQYQVYRPDMMEKWLEQKLITNNKNEQWQSVIWNHLNKEWQASPKTKNIPRRSQAFIELLGWLEEDEKLLNKIPGQIYIFGLSHAPKPFLEIISKISKTNEVHYFHRDSTVGYDSQDMGSLVEKWNKPEREQAELLRQVLKSDKVKVQKEVLSDPEVMQLPEVEIHSCHNKRREVQVLKDRILKYLDENPKSGPDDVLVMVPDAEAYAGVLETIFNNDEGEPAIPVSRLSGRNRQSAEHALAELLELLSSPFKATSVLQFMQLEPIKTRFSFSNNDLNLIEQWVYDNKVYREIGEQFNTRFSWKKGINQLISGFSMEPDSLEVYEGMIPFSGISSTEDADLVARFSSFLHCLKKAFEDTTNPKEPVQWLEVVHGYVAEFFSEAEDGNSRLHMLIDKLKQQVRFSKTQEVVTFSLIKSWLGGRLESQNSSAGRFGQGVTVSSYIPYRSVPFRFIGFLGMDEGIFPRKAVRPEFDLIYSEPQPGDRILKEDDTYLFLESLQAAGDYLHISYRGQSQRSDSFKLPSILVQQLIDVLYEGQTDSTIRHSLHPFNRRYFSADQPVSYSGSIRALSQQMSEGSRKESIDFIGSDFVLSKGDLKNKVHIHDLIDFFTHPCKYMLENELDIKNFNDFNIVSDREEFKLRGLERYKLDALLFQTLSRNESPEQVYRYADAASMIPEKLQGEKAFRIEKESIQALLEELNIRFTEEERSVKISIELEGIEINGIIGGVYGNTLVSHRVGKRKPKYEAEHWLKHLLLLEAGEDIEQSLFLSKEDVEIETLTLSSANITKNPLRELLQWFNRENELLDKVAFFVESSKKYAGKYLEDEDKADAVNAARSVWEDDQYTFSAESVDYFNHVIWRNKDPLAQNAFHENALLFWEPFLKAVSEGEDE is encoded by the coding sequence ATGTTTCATACCTATCACGCACATTCTTTAGACCAACTTGCTCAACATTTTTCCGAAATCTTTGCAACGGAAAAACCGAAGCCGTTAGAGCCTGCCTGGGTAATTGTTCAAAATAATGAAATCAAAGAATGGTTGGCTTTAAAATTAGCAGCTCATAAAGGTATTGCCGGAAATTTCAGATTTATATTTCCTTCCGAATTTCTTTGGGTTTTATACAGGGAGTGCAGAGAAGGGTTACCAAAGGTATTACCGAGTGACTTAAATGCTTTGCAATGGGCCTTGTTTAATCTGTTTACTCAAGACCCAACATTGTTGGATGAAATTCCGGTTTATGACCGGGAAAAAGATCGCCCACAGAAACGATTCCGGTTATGCAGTCAGTTAGCGGATAATTTCGACCAATACCAGGTTTATCGCCCTGATATGATGGAAAAGTGGCTGGAGCAAAAGCTTATAACCAATAATAAAAACGAGCAATGGCAATCTGTTATTTGGAACCATTTAAATAAAGAGTGGCAGGCATCTCCAAAAACTAAGAATATTCCACGCCGCTCCCAGGCATTTATTGAACTGCTCGGTTGGCTGGAAGAGGATGAGAAGCTGCTGAATAAGATTCCTGGGCAGATATATATATTCGGTCTATCACACGCTCCTAAACCATTTTTAGAGATCATCAGTAAGATATCAAAGACAAATGAGGTGCATTATTTTCATCGTGATTCAACAGTCGGGTATGATTCTCAGGATATGGGTTCATTGGTTGAGAAGTGGAATAAACCCGAACGGGAACAAGCTGAATTATTAAGACAGGTACTAAAGAGTGACAAGGTTAAGGTTCAAAAAGAGGTTTTATCTGATCCGGAAGTAATGCAGCTGCCGGAGGTTGAAATTCATTCCTGCCACAACAAGCGGAGGGAAGTACAGGTACTGAAGGATCGTATACTTAAATATTTGGATGAAAACCCGAAGTCAGGGCCTGATGATGTTTTGGTTATGGTTCCCGATGCGGAAGCTTATGCCGGAGTTTTAGAAACGATATTTAATAACGATGAAGGTGAGCCGGCTATTCCTGTTTCGAGGCTCAGTGGCAGGAACAGGCAGTCTGCAGAGCATGCCTTGGCAGAATTACTCGAACTACTTTCCTCGCCTTTCAAGGCAACTTCAGTACTTCAATTCATGCAGCTTGAACCTATAAAAACACGGTTCTCTTTTTCCAATAATGATTTGAATTTAATAGAACAATGGGTTTATGATAATAAGGTTTACCGGGAAATTGGTGAGCAGTTTAATACACGCTTTAGCTGGAAAAAAGGGATTAACCAGCTCATATCCGGGTTCTCCATGGAGCCTGACTCTTTGGAGGTCTATGAGGGGATGATTCCGTTTTCAGGAATTTCATCTACTGAGGATGCAGATCTCGTCGCCCGCTTTTCAAGCTTTCTTCATTGCCTGAAAAAAGCTTTTGAAGATACCACTAATCCTAAAGAACCGGTGCAATGGCTTGAAGTTGTACATGGTTATGTGGCTGAATTTTTCAGTGAGGCCGAGGATGGAAACAGCAGGCTACACATGCTCATTGATAAGCTGAAACAACAAGTGAGATTTTCAAAAACTCAGGAAGTCGTTACTTTTAGTTTGATTAAATCATGGCTTGGAGGGCGATTAGAGTCTCAGAACTCAAGTGCAGGCCGGTTTGGTCAAGGGGTGACGGTAAGCTCATATATCCCGTATCGTTCGGTGCCATTCCGATTTATTGGTTTCTTGGGGATGGATGAAGGAATTTTCCCAAGAAAAGCTGTCAGACCGGAATTTGATCTTATTTATTCTGAGCCCCAACCGGGAGATCGCATTCTCAAAGAAGACGATACTTATTTATTTTTGGAAAGCCTGCAAGCTGCCGGAGATTATTTACACATTAGCTATCGTGGGCAAAGTCAACGCTCCGATTCATTTAAGCTTCCTTCTATTTTGGTGCAACAACTCATAGATGTTTTGTATGAAGGTCAAACGGATAGTACTATTCGACACAGTTTGCACCCATTCAATAGACGGTATTTTAGCGCAGACCAACCGGTATCATATTCCGGTTCAATAAGGGCATTATCTCAACAGATGTCAGAAGGTTCCCGAAAGGAAAGCATTGATTTTATTGGAAGTGACTTTGTTTTGAGCAAGGGGGATTTGAAAAATAAGGTTCATATTCATGACCTTATTGACTTTTTTACTCATCCTTGTAAATATATGTTGGAAAATGAATTAGATATCAAAAACTTTAATGACTTTAATATAGTTTCTGATCGTGAAGAGTTTAAACTAAGGGGCTTGGAGCGATACAAACTGGATGCTCTTTTATTTCAAACGCTATCTCGCAACGAATCTCCTGAACAAGTCTATCGATATGCTGACGCAGCTTCTATGATCCCGGAAAAACTCCAGGGAGAAAAAGCTTTCAGGATTGAAAAAGAGAGCATACAAGCTCTATTAGAAGAGTTAAATATAAGGTTCACAGAAGAAGAGCGATCAGTAAAAATTTCAATTGAACTGGAAGGTATAGAAATAAATGGCATTATAGGTGGGGTTTATGGTAACACCCTGGTGTCACATCGTGTAGGTAAGCGGAAGCCTAAATATGAGGCAGAACATTGGCTTAAGCACTTATTGCTGCTGGAGGCGGGAGAAGATATCGAGCAAAGTCTCTTTCTTTCCAAAGAAGATGTCGAGATAGAAACCCTGACTCTAAGTTCTGCTAACATCACTAAAAATCCGTTACGAGAGCTATTACAGTGGTTTAACCGGGAGAACGAATTACTTGATAAAGTGGCTTTCTTTGTGGAGTCATCTAAGAAATATGCCGGGAAGTATCTGGAGGACGAGGATAAAGCGGATGCCGTAAATGCAGCCCGGTCTGTATGGGAGGATGATCAGTACACCTTTTCCGCGGAGTCGGTTGACTATTTTAACCATGTAATTTGGCGTAATAAGGATCCATTGGCTCAAAATGCCTTTCATGAAAATGCGCTTCTGTTTTGGGAACCATTTTTGAAGGCTGTTTCGGAGGGGGAGGATGAGTAA
- the recD gene encoding exodeoxyribonuclease V subunit alpha translates to MNVLNYLETLRSQEIIGLLEVEYVRFLLEIQPDEKEEVLLAAAACIQAQQNGNVCLDIQAWDHAYLFEDPKSEIKITGALKQSWLDALLKSRLVSTGDELKPLVVEDKRLYLHRFWKYEEELSEWLKNKSEKLYPESNEVKSILQNILQPSSDLFEVNWQHVAVCLSFLKDLLVISGGPGTGKTFTVLNIIAVHAMVHSNKELRIALAAPTGKAARRLAESIESGKENLPESILSGIVIPDTALTVHKLLGSDFKGSRFKYNEENKLPYDIVVIDEASMLDITMWVRLIRAIGDDTKLVVLGDKDQLASVEAGSILGDLCQGENSFSEKVAATINEMSGIPVPVVKSKPSINDSVVFLTKSYRFGTDSGIGQFALAVNNADAEKAIRLLKDSRYPNLNWVDSSSEPLQEIIQKFAVDHYQYYSGEEENKRLISSNRKKILCALRRGRSGVEQINREAERLIRRKKGILNSTEWYDGRIVMATRNDSILKIRNGEIGICKYKEEPAIKFEGEYAKEISATRLKEYEPAYAITIHKSQGSEFDEVAIILPSKVNSILSKEILYTAVTRARQNTLIIANEEIIRKTIQQSVSRNSGLRQKVWEDIA, encoded by the coding sequence ATGAATGTATTGAACTATTTGGAAACCCTTAGAAGCCAAGAGATTATCGGTTTACTTGAAGTAGAGTATGTCCGGTTTCTGCTCGAGATTCAGCCTGATGAGAAAGAGGAAGTATTGTTGGCAGCTGCAGCCTGTATCCAGGCTCAGCAGAACGGGAATGTTTGTTTGGATATCCAGGCATGGGATCATGCCTATTTATTTGAAGATCCAAAATCAGAAATTAAAATTACAGGAGCTCTGAAACAGAGTTGGCTGGATGCGTTGCTAAAAAGCCGGTTAGTTAGTACCGGAGATGAATTAAAACCACTTGTTGTGGAAGACAAACGGCTGTATTTGCATCGCTTCTGGAAATACGAAGAAGAGCTCTCGGAGTGGCTGAAGAATAAATCTGAAAAATTATACCCGGAGTCAAATGAAGTTAAATCGATCCTTCAAAATATATTGCAACCGTCTTCCGATTTGTTTGAAGTTAATTGGCAGCATGTAGCCGTTTGTTTAAGTTTTCTAAAAGATTTATTAGTTATTTCTGGTGGACCTGGAACAGGAAAAACGTTTACGGTTTTGAACATTATAGCCGTTCATGCCATGGTTCATTCAAATAAAGAGTTGAGAATAGCATTGGCCGCGCCAACCGGTAAAGCTGCAAGAAGGCTGGCTGAGTCTATTGAATCAGGAAAAGAGAATTTACCTGAAAGCATTTTATCAGGCATTGTCATTCCTGATACAGCTCTGACGGTTCATAAACTATTAGGTTCAGATTTCAAGGGAAGCCGCTTTAAGTACAACGAAGAAAATAAACTGCCATATGATATTGTAGTGATAGACGAAGCATCTATGCTCGATATTACCATGTGGGTTCGGTTGATTCGTGCAATCGGGGATGACACTAAGTTGGTAGTACTGGGTGATAAGGATCAACTTGCCTCGGTGGAGGCTGGATCTATTCTGGGGGATCTTTGTCAGGGTGAAAATTCATTCTCTGAGAAGGTTGCTGCCACCATAAATGAAATGTCCGGAATTCCTGTTCCGGTAGTAAAATCGAAACCTTCCATCAATGACAGTGTGGTATTTTTGACTAAGAGTTATCGTTTTGGTACTGACAGCGGAATCGGGCAGTTTGCTCTTGCTGTAAATAATGCGGACGCTGAAAAGGCAATTCGTTTGCTGAAAGACTCCAGATATCCTAACTTAAATTGGGTAGACTCTTCTTCGGAGCCACTGCAAGAAATTATTCAAAAATTTGCTGTCGACCATTATCAATACTATTCAGGGGAAGAAGAAAATAAAAGGCTTATCTCTTCGAATCGGAAAAAGATATTATGCGCTTTAAGACGAGGAAGAAGTGGGGTAGAACAAATCAATCGCGAAGCTGAGCGACTAATTCGAAGAAAGAAAGGAATACTTAATTCTACAGAATGGTATGACGGAAGAATAGTAATGGCTACCCGTAATGATTCAATACTTAAAATCAGAAATGGCGAAATAGGTATTTGTAAGTACAAAGAAGAACCGGCTATAAAATTTGAGGGAGAATATGCCAAAGAAATTTCGGCGACCCGTCTGAAAGAGTATGAACCGGCTTATGCAATTACTATTCATAAAAGTCAGGGTTCTGAATTTGATGAAGTGGCAATAATACTTCCAAGTAAAGTAAATTCAATACTTTCAAAAGAGATTCTGTATACAGCTGTAACAAGAGCCCGTCAAAACACTCTTATAATTGCAAATGAAGAAATTATCAGGAAAACAATCCAACAGTCTGTATCAAGAAATAGCGGTTTGAGGCAAAAAGTTTGGGAAGATATAGCTTGA
- a CDS encoding hotdog domain-containing protein, which produces MRFFSRKLIKPEDLNAHGTLFGGTVISWVDEEAAIYVLCQLGKGNIVTKYMSEINFVNSAKLGEVIEIGMETVNFGRTSITVKCVVRNKFSKETIISIDKIVFVHLDEFGKPTPHNITEPVNEE; this is translated from the coding sequence ATGAGATTTTTTAGCAGAAAACTGATTAAACCGGAAGATCTAAATGCCCATGGAACTCTATTCGGGGGTACTGTTATTTCTTGGGTGGATGAAGAGGCAGCCATTTATGTTCTCTGTCAGCTTGGTAAAGGGAATATCGTGACCAAGTATATGTCCGAAATTAACTTCGTCAATTCAGCTAAGCTTGGAGAAGTTATTGAGATTGGAATGGAAACTGTTAACTTCGGGCGGACTTCAATTACAGTTAAGTGCGTGGTGCGTAACAAATTCAGCAAAGAAACCATTATCAGTATTGATAAAATTGTGTTTGTACATTTAGATGAATTTGGAAAACCTACTCCCCACAACATTACTGAACCGGTTAACGAAGAATAG
- a CDS encoding ParA family protein yields the protein MKTIALTNQKGGVGKTTTTINLGAGLAKLGKKVLLIDLDPQANLTYSLRTHSHRLDKTIYHALRGNVSVDELIIEHNGFDFIPSSLELSGAELELASEPAREGLLKNVIKDLEKNHDYDYVLIDCPPNLGLLTLNAFTAVKDIFIVLQSEYLALHGLSKLLDLVKVVQQRLNNQLEVGGIICTLYDSRKNLNKEVVGHIKDYFGPKVFKTIIRDNVALAEAPSHHKTIFEYDGNSAGAQDYFALAKEIKNGK from the coding sequence ATGAAGACAATTGCACTGACGAATCAAAAGGGCGGAGTTGGGAAAACTACCACAACCATTAATTTGGGGGCTGGTCTTGCCAAATTAGGTAAGAAAGTACTGTTAATAGATTTGGATCCTCAGGCCAATTTAACCTACTCTTTACGAACTCATTCACACCGGCTTGATAAAACTATTTATCATGCACTACGAGGTAATGTAAGTGTGGATGAGCTTATTATCGAACACAACGGCTTTGACTTCATTCCGTCGTCTTTGGAGCTTTCCGGGGCAGAACTGGAGCTTGCAAGTGAACCGGCCAGAGAAGGGTTATTGAAAAATGTAATCAAAGACCTGGAAAAGAATCATGATTACGATTATGTACTTATTGATTGCCCGCCTAACCTTGGTTTGTTAACCCTGAATGCTTTTACTGCAGTTAAAGATATATTTATTGTGTTACAGTCAGAGTATTTGGCACTACACGGACTTTCGAAATTGCTTGATTTAGTAAAAGTTGTTCAACAAAGGTTGAATAACCAGCTTGAAGTTGGAGGCATAATTTGTACACTTTATGACAGCCGTAAGAACTTAAATAAAGAAGTAGTAGGGCATATTAAAGATTATTTTGGGCCCAAAGTTTTTAAAACAATAATTCGCGACAATGTTGCGCTTGCAGAAGCTCCAAGTCACCATAAAACTATTTTTGAATACGATGGCAACAGTGCTGGAGCACAAGATTACTTTGCTTTGGCTAAAGAAATAAAAAACGGCAAGTAA
- the recB gene encoding exodeoxyribonuclease V subunit beta encodes MSKPLNVFEVPLSGLSLVEASAGTGKTYNITSLYVRAILEMGLLPSQILVMTYTDAATAELKFRLRNRLKESLKTFQGQNPENDPFLTALLDQSYENAAAKLKTAIDTFDEASVFTIHGFCSRLLTEYSLQFDVSPDFELLADYSELLQDCVDDYWRSFVGKAEEDEHHLLLLDYLTDDSFGPDELKQTLDKVLTHPYAKVEPSDNNLEELYGLFPELKSKFNHLKECWEKNRAQLDEIYHSGKLNGTYFREGRSKQKDWVDLLDLVSRSAPKVGISSDRMPRLGTYMQEKGSTKKFTVPELDFFPALDDYISIAERLKLLKPAFIRESIEEIRNVFEIQKSSSNLLTYNDLLESVEKGLRGDKTGYLVKTLSKKYPLALVDEFQDTDPVQYGIFKQIYGEKKDKALFMIGDPKQAIYGFRGADIFTYLDAKTDAGDDQSYTLGENYRSNEKMIKGVNEFFGQSELPFQIEQLKFNPVSFPNRKDGTEYILDAAGNPITPFQSIIIDDDSASKKDDFNNLIYDAVTDEIIELLSGGYTVKGEKIREEDIAILVRSGFQGEEIQSRLRDHGLNSVLKSRTSVFQVRESDELFVVLKAVQNIRSEPGIRAALATEMLGYSAGDIQNLLTNEAEWSAVIEKFISIKGEWDNKGIDAAIEMIFKRFKCLEILALKKDAERRITNLMHLSELLDKTERQERLYGKALLKWFYQKKNEENTEADEEQLRLESDEKLIQISTIHAAKGLQYRIVFCPFLWNAAKKIKKGEVFSFYRDGNIHVDISQSVTHYKKEDFKTLSEEQQLAEEVRLAYVALTRSVSACYLFIPNSKDVSTSAIAFILGRDKSDNNFTFEKISEVLTDCEFIKVRNSAEGKPAGFELNAEVKTPDLKVREMRRDDLFRFPRMLSYSSLSEGKDHSESPHDYDSVYELYEKEAVIFDKYGFPKGATAGTCLHKIFEDIQFSNPKSVSEAVTQNLDYYGFSKSWENPTEQWVYSVLTHSLNEQGVMLSKLMKSNVLKEMEFYFPTGQIKVNELWEMIRGESPFIIDKESFFGFLKGFIDLIFKYEGRFYILDYKSNHLGDSPEDYSKSNLNQAILDAGYDLQYHIYTLALHRYLGQRIKGYDYEQHFGGVMYLFLRGVNQDQSGSGVFFDRPDLGLIQSMDEYFHQGGTK; translated from the coding sequence ATGAGTAAACCTCTGAATGTATTTGAAGTGCCTTTAAGCGGACTTAGTTTGGTAGAGGCCAGTGCAGGAACCGGTAAAACCTATAATATTACTTCCTTGTATGTCAGGGCTATCCTTGAAATGGGGCTTCTGCCGTCTCAAATCCTTGTTATGACTTACACTGATGCTGCTACCGCCGAGCTTAAATTTCGATTAAGAAACAGGCTGAAGGAGTCTTTAAAAACTTTTCAAGGCCAAAATCCGGAGAATGACCCGTTTTTGACCGCTTTGCTGGACCAGTCCTATGAAAACGCAGCAGCTAAACTTAAAACTGCCATCGATACCTTTGATGAAGCCTCAGTTTTTACCATCCATGGCTTCTGTAGTCGTCTGCTAACTGAGTATAGCCTTCAGTTTGATGTATCCCCCGACTTTGAGCTCCTGGCCGATTATTCGGAGCTATTACAGGATTGCGTAGACGACTATTGGAGATCTTTTGTAGGGAAAGCAGAAGAAGACGAGCATCATTTGCTTCTATTAGATTATTTGACTGATGACAGTTTTGGTCCGGATGAATTGAAGCAGACCCTGGATAAAGTACTGACGCATCCTTATGCCAAAGTAGAGCCTTCTGATAACAACCTGGAAGAATTGTATGGCTTGTTTCCGGAATTGAAATCAAAGTTTAATCACCTTAAAGAGTGTTGGGAAAAGAACCGGGCACAATTAGATGAGATATACCATAGTGGAAAATTAAATGGCACTTATTTTAGAGAAGGGAGGAGCAAGCAAAAGGATTGGGTTGATCTATTGGATTTAGTCTCAAGATCTGCACCAAAAGTTGGAATTTCATCGGATCGGATGCCAAGATTAGGGACATATATGCAAGAAAAGGGAAGTACAAAGAAGTTTACAGTTCCTGAACTGGATTTTTTCCCTGCACTTGATGATTATATTAGTATAGCAGAAAGGTTAAAGCTACTGAAACCTGCATTCATCAGAGAATCTATTGAAGAAATTAGAAATGTTTTTGAAATTCAAAAGTCATCTTCTAATTTACTTACTTATAATGATTTACTGGAATCAGTTGAAAAAGGATTAAGGGGTGATAAGACCGGTTATTTGGTAAAGACCTTGAGTAAAAAGTATCCGTTAGCGCTGGTGGATGAATTTCAGGATACGGATCCCGTTCAGTATGGTATTTTTAAACAGATTTATGGGGAGAAAAAAGATAAAGCTCTGTTTATGATTGGGGATCCCAAGCAGGCTATTTATGGTTTCCGCGGGGCAGACATCTTCACCTATTTAGATGCTAAAACTGATGCAGGCGATGATCAGTCATACACATTAGGAGAGAACTACCGCTCAAATGAAAAGATGATTAAAGGTGTCAATGAGTTTTTTGGGCAATCAGAATTACCTTTTCAAATAGAGCAGCTTAAGTTTAATCCGGTTTCGTTTCCAAACCGGAAGGATGGTACCGAGTATATCCTAGATGCAGCCGGGAACCCGATTACCCCATTTCAGAGCATTATAATTGATGATGATTCTGCCTCTAAAAAAGATGATTTCAATAATTTGATTTATGATGCAGTAACTGATGAAATCATTGAGCTGCTTTCAGGTGGATATACAGTGAAAGGAGAGAAAATCCGGGAGGAAGATATTGCCATTTTGGTCCGGAGTGGCTTCCAGGGGGAAGAAATTCAATCACGATTGCGTGATCATGGGCTAAACAGTGTATTAAAATCCAGAACCAGCGTTTTTCAGGTAAGGGAATCAGACGAGTTGTTTGTTGTACTTAAAGCCGTACAAAATATTCGTTCGGAACCGGGAATAAGAGCAGCTTTGGCTACTGAGATGTTAGGTTACAGTGCAGGCGATATCCAAAACTTATTGACTAACGAGGCTGAATGGTCGGCCGTCATTGAAAAGTTTATATCAATCAAGGGAGAATGGGATAATAAAGGTATTGACGCAGCCATCGAGATGATATTCAAGCGTTTTAAATGTTTGGAGATACTTGCATTGAAAAAAGATGCAGAACGCCGCATAACAAACCTGATGCATCTTTCTGAATTACTGGATAAAACAGAACGACAAGAGCGTTTATATGGAAAGGCATTGCTGAAGTGGTTTTATCAGAAGAAAAACGAAGAGAATACTGAAGCGGATGAGGAACAACTGCGTCTTGAAAGTGATGAGAAGCTGATACAGATATCAACCATACACGCGGCAAAAGGACTTCAGTACCGAATTGTGTTTTGCCCATTTCTTTGGAATGCTGCCAAGAAGATTAAAAAAGGCGAAGTATTTAGCTTTTACCGGGATGGCAATATTCATGTGGATATCAGTCAAAGTGTAACCCATTATAAAAAAGAGGACTTTAAAACACTCTCAGAGGAACAGCAGCTGGCAGAGGAAGTGAGGCTTGCCTACGTAGCATTGACTCGCTCAGTGTCGGCCTGCTACCTTTTTATTCCAAATTCTAAAGATGTCAGCACTTCGGCTATTGCTTTTATTTTGGGCAGAGATAAATCGGATAACAACTTCACATTTGAAAAAATATCTGAGGTTCTTACAGATTGTGAGTTTATTAAAGTCCGAAACTCGGCTGAAGGCAAACCTGCAGGCTTTGAACTAAATGCAGAAGTAAAGACTCCTGATTTGAAGGTAAGAGAGATGAGACGCGATGATTTGTTCCGTTTTCCGAGAATGTTGAGCTATTCGTCCCTTTCCGAAGGAAAAGATCATTCAGAAAGTCCTCACGATTATGATTCTGTATATGAGCTTTATGAAAAAGAGGCTGTTATTTTTGATAAGTATGGTTTCCCTAAAGGTGCTACAGCCGGAACTTGTTTGCACAAAATTTTTGAAGACATTCAATTCAGTAATCCAAAAAGCGTTTCGGAAGCGGTTACACAAAACCTGGATTATTATGGATTTTCCAAGTCGTGGGAAAACCCAACGGAACAATGGGTTTATTCTGTGCTTACTCATTCACTGAATGAACAAGGCGTGATGCTTTCAAAATTAATGAAAAGCAATGTTTTAAAGGAGATGGAGTTCTATTTCCCGACCGGGCAGATAAAAGTTAATGAGTTATGGGAAATGATCAGAGGTGAAAGTCCTTTTATAATAGATAAGGAGTCTTTTTTTGGGTTTTTAAAGGGTTTTATTGACCTCATATTCAAATACGAAGGCCGGTTTTATATTCTTGATTATAAATCAAATCACTTGGGAGATAGCCCTGAAGATTATTCCAAGTCAAATCTAAATCAGGCGATTTTGGATGCCGGATATGATCTTCAATATCATATTTATACGCTGGCTTTGCATCGTTATTTGGGGCAGCGTATAAAAGGGTATGATTATGAACAGCATTTTGGCGGAGTAATGTATTTATTTCTTCGCGGGGTAAATCAGGATCAATCCGGCAGTGGGGTCTTTTTTGATAGACCTGACTTAGGTTTGATACAAAGCATGGATGAATATTTCCACCAGGGAGGTACAAAATGA